A region of Gammaproteobacteria bacterium DNA encodes the following proteins:
- a CDS encoding urate hydroxylase PuuD has product MEFNDLAIFRWVHFLSGITWIGLLYFFNFVQMSAMAEALADKDGPDPKAIGKYIAPRALLWFRWAAVVTWLSGVAYLKGGVPDAFTFGMMIEGGSIYFATIGMGAWLGTIMLINVWAIIWPNQQKILGMVEATADEIVKAKRVAMLASRTNVALSIPMLLFMGSAAHGLPF; this is encoded by the coding sequence ATGGAATTTAACGATTTAGCGATTTTCCGTTGGGTGCATTTCCTCTCTGGTATCACCTGGATTGGCCTGTTGTACTTCTTTAACTTCGTGCAAATGTCGGCAATGGCGGAAGCCTTGGCAGACAAAGACGGTCCTGACCCTAAGGCCATTGGTAAATACATCGCGCCTCGCGCTCTGTTGTGGTTCCGTTGGGCTGCGGTGGTGACGTGGTTGAGTGGTGTGGCGTACTTGAAAGGCGGCGTACCGGATGCGTTTACCTTCGGCATGATGATCGAAGGTGGCAGCATTTATTTCGCCACCATCGGCATGGGCGCCTGGTTGGGTACCATTATGTTGATCAATGTTTGGGCGATCATTTGGCCTAACCAGCAGAAAATTTTGGGCATGGTCGAAGCGACTGCCGATGAAATTGTCAAAGCGAAACGGGTGGCTATGCTGGCTTCTCGTACCAATGTGGCGTTGTCTATTCCTATGTTGTTGTTCATGGGTTCAGCGGCTCACGGCTTGCCTTTCTAA